A stretch of Acidovorax sp. RAC01 DNA encodes these proteins:
- a CDS encoding efflux RND transporter permease subunit, with translation MWFTQVSLKNPVFATMVMLAIVVLGLFSYQRLKVDQFPNIDFPVVVVTVDYPGASPEIVESEVTKKIEEGVNSIAGINALTSRSYEGTAVVIIEFQLHIDGRKAAEDVREKVATVRPLLRTEVKEPRVLRFDPASRAVWSLAVLPDDKAAGTPRSAVELTTWAEQVLKKRLENVRGVGAVNLVGATKREINIYLNPQALEAYGVTPDQVAAAVRNENQDLPVGAIRSLSQERVVQIDARMERPEDFGRIIVTRKGGAPVRLEQLARVNDGAQETESLALYNGQRTLLLSVQKSQGENTIEVVDGLSAAVLELRNQLPPGVKLEPIGDSSRPIRVAVNNVRQTLIEGAILTVLIVFLFLNSWRSTVITGLTLPISLIGTFLFMHMFGFTINMITLMALSLCVGLLIDDAIVVRENIVRHVQMGKSAYNAAMEGTQEIGLAVLATTLSIVAVFMPIGFMGGIIGKFFHEFGITIVAAVMISMFVSFTLDPMLSSIWHDPSIHGHGQGQRGAPVSFYDKTIGRVTGWFDRATDRLAEGYQSILRWSLVHKLATMLIALGIFVLSVFMVPLLGTEFVPKADFSETSVNFYTPVGSSLEATEAKARQVEGILRELPEVRYTLATINTGSAQGKIYANIYVRLVDRMDRSRSVDQMSDVLRERLQRVPGITVTHVGLLDAVGGNKQVEFSLQGPDLQELERLTKVVTEKIRTIPGLVDLDTSVKPNKPVIALELQRDVASDLGLSVAPMAASLRTLVAGTTVGNWRAPDDQTYDVNVRLAPEARTTPQDLERLPFALTSADGSTRIVKLNQVARVTETTGANQINRRDLTREVAVNANVAQRSAGEVSADIRKVLDTVAFPPGYRYQFGGSTKNMAESFGYAISALAMAIIFIYMILASQFKSFLQPLALMTSLPLTLIGVVLALLMFRSTLSMFSIIGVVMLMGLVTKNAILLVDFAIRARDEHVDDTGRTVPGLPRADALLLAARVRLRPILMTTLAMIFGMVPLAFALTEGSEQRAPMGQAVIGGVITSSLLTLVVVPVVYCYMDDLAQWALRKLGRTPTTPKIEGLS, from the coding sequence ATGTGGTTTACCCAAGTCAGCCTCAAGAACCCCGTGTTCGCCACGATGGTGATGCTCGCCATCGTCGTGCTGGGCCTGTTCTCGTACCAGCGCCTCAAGGTCGACCAGTTTCCGAACATCGATTTTCCGGTGGTGGTGGTCACGGTGGACTACCCCGGCGCCTCCCCCGAGATCGTCGAGAGTGAAGTCACCAAAAAGATCGAGGAAGGCGTCAACTCGATCGCCGGCATCAACGCCCTGACCTCGCGCAGCTACGAAGGCACGGCCGTCGTCATCATCGAGTTCCAGCTCCACATCGACGGCCGCAAGGCTGCCGAAGATGTGCGCGAGAAGGTGGCCACCGTGCGCCCCCTGCTGCGCACCGAGGTGAAAGAACCGCGCGTGCTGCGGTTTGACCCGGCCAGCCGCGCCGTGTGGTCCCTGGCGGTGCTGCCCGACGACAAGGCCGCAGGCACCCCCCGCAGTGCGGTGGAGTTGACGACCTGGGCCGAGCAGGTGCTGAAAAAGCGCCTGGAGAACGTGCGCGGCGTGGGTGCCGTGAACCTGGTCGGTGCCACCAAGCGCGAAATCAACATCTACCTGAACCCGCAGGCCCTCGAAGCCTACGGTGTGACGCCCGACCAGGTGGCCGCCGCCGTGCGCAACGAAAACCAGGACCTGCCGGTGGGTGCCATCCGCTCGCTGTCGCAGGAGCGCGTGGTCCAGATCGACGCCCGCATGGAGCGCCCCGAGGACTTCGGCCGCATCATCGTCACCCGCAAGGGCGGCGCGCCCGTGCGGCTGGAGCAGCTGGCCCGCGTGAATGACGGCGCCCAGGAAACCGAGAGCCTGGCCCTGTACAACGGCCAGCGCACGCTGCTGTTGTCGGTGCAAAAGTCGCAGGGCGAGAACACCATCGAGGTCGTGGACGGCCTGAGCGCCGCCGTGCTGGAGCTGCGCAACCAGCTGCCCCCGGGCGTCAAGCTCGAACCCATTGGCGACAGCTCACGCCCCATCCGCGTGGCCGTGAACAACGTGCGCCAGACCCTCATCGAGGGCGCCATCCTCACGGTGCTCATCGTCTTCCTGTTCCTCAACTCGTGGCGCTCTACTGTCATCACCGGGCTCACGCTGCCCATCTCGCTGATCGGCACGTTCCTGTTCATGCACATGTTCGGCTTCACCATCAACATGATCACGCTGATGGCGCTGAGCCTGTGCGTGGGCCTGCTGATCGACGATGCCATCGTGGTGCGCGAGAACATCGTGCGCCATGTGCAGATGGGCAAGTCGGCCTACAACGCAGCCATGGAGGGCACGCAGGAGATCGGGCTGGCGGTACTGGCCACCACGCTGTCCATCGTGGCGGTGTTCATGCCCATCGGGTTCATGGGCGGCATCATCGGCAAGTTCTTTCACGAGTTCGGCATCACCATCGTGGCGGCCGTGATGATCTCGATGTTTGTCAGCTTCACGCTCGACCCCATGCTGTCAAGTATCTGGCACGACCCGAGCATTCATGGCCATGGGCAAGGTCAGCGCGGCGCGCCCGTGAGCTTTTATGACAAGACCATTGGCCGCGTCACCGGCTGGTTCGACCGCGCCACCGACCGGCTGGCCGAGGGCTACCAGTCCATCCTGCGCTGGTCGCTGGTGCACAAGCTGGCCACCATGCTGATTGCGCTGGGCATTTTTGTGCTCAGCGTGTTCATGGTGCCGCTGCTGGGCACCGAGTTCGTGCCCAAGGCCGACTTTTCGGAAACCTCGGTCAACTTCTACACCCCGGTCGGTTCCTCGCTGGAAGCCACCGAGGCCAAGGCCCGCCAGGTCGAAGGCATCCTGCGCGAGTTGCCCGAGGTGCGCTACACGCTGGCCACCATCAACACCGGCAGCGCCCAGGGCAAGATCTACGCGAATATCTACGTGCGCCTGGTCGACCGCATGGACCGCAGCCGCAGCGTGGACCAGATGTCGGATGTGCTGCGCGAGCGCCTGCAGCGCGTGCCCGGCATCACCGTCACGCACGTGGGCCTGCTGGACGCCGTGGGCGGCAACAAGCAGGTGGAGTTTTCGCTGCAAGGGCCGGATCTGCAGGAACTGGAGCGCCTGACCAAGGTGGTTACCGAGAAGATTCGCACGATCCCGGGCCTGGTGGACCTGGACACCAGCGTCAAGCCCAACAAGCCTGTGATTGCGCTGGAGCTGCAGCGCGACGTGGCGTCGGACCTGGGCCTGTCGGTGGCGCCCATGGCCGCATCGCTGCGCACGCTGGTGGCGGGCACCACGGTGGGCAACTGGCGCGCGCCGGATGACCAGACCTACGATGTGAACGTGCGCCTGGCCCCCGAGGCCCGCACCACGCCGCAGGATCTGGAGCGGCTGCCCTTTGCGCTCACCAGCGCCGATGGCAGCACGCGCATCGTCAAGCTCAACCAGGTCGCCCGCGTGACGGAAACCACGGGCGCCAACCAGATCAACCGGCGCGATCTGACCCGCGAAGTGGCCGTGAATGCCAACGTGGCGCAGCGCTCGGCCGGCGAGGTCTCGGCCGATATCCGCAAGGTGCTCGATACCGTGGCCTTCCCGCCCGGCTACCGCTACCAGTTTGGCGGCTCCACCAAGAACATGGCCGAGTCGTTTGGCTACGCCATCTCGGCGCTGGCCATGGCCATCATCTTTATCTACATGATCCTGGCGAGCCAGTTCAAGAGCTTCCTGCAGCCGCTGGCGCTGATGACCTCGCTGCCGCTCACACTGATCGGCGTGGTGCTGGCGCTGCTGATGTTCCGCTCCACCCTGTCGATGTTCTCGATCATCGGTGTGGTGATGCTGATGGGCCTGGTGACCAAGAACGCCATCTTGCTGGTGGACTTTGCCATCCGCGCCCGCGACGAGCATGTGGACGACACCGGCCGCACCGTGCCCGGCCTGCCGCGGGCCGATGCGCTGCTGCTGGCCGCCCGCGTGCGCTTGCGCCCCATCCTCATGACCACGCTGGCCATGATCTTCGGCATGGTGCCGCTGGCGTTTGCACTGACTGAAGGCTCGGAGCAGCGCGCCCCCATGGGCCAGGCCGTGATCGGCGGCGTGATCACCTCGTCGCTGCTGACGCTGGTGGTGGTGCCGGTCGTGTACTGCTACATGGACGACCTGGCCCAGTGGGCCCTTCGCAAGCTCGGACGCACCCCGACAACGCCTAAAATCGAAGGTTTGTCCTGA
- a CDS encoding protein-L-isoaspartate O-methyltransferase family protein has protein sequence MNMPLNTSANTSDPIAQARYNMIEQQIRPWNVLDLDILELLAVVRREDFVPAAYRSMAFMDIEVPLVPGDAEEAVRLGQSMLQPRVEARMLQDLKVQPTDRVLEIGAGSGYMAALLAHRAERVVSLEINPELASMARENLRNAGIQNADVRQGDGARDAIPDGPFDVIVLSGSVAEVPASLLALLREGGRLGAIVGSEPVMRFTLTRRTGSRFETTSPWDTIAPRLAHFPELSGFTF, from the coding sequence ATGAACATGCCCCTGAACACGTCTGCCAACACCAGCGACCCCATCGCCCAGGCCCGCTACAACATGATCGAGCAGCAGATCCGCCCGTGGAACGTGCTGGACCTGGACATCCTGGAGCTGCTGGCCGTGGTGCGCCGCGAGGATTTCGTGCCGGCGGCCTACCGCAGCATGGCCTTCATGGACATCGAAGTGCCGCTGGTGCCCGGTGACGCCGAAGAAGCCGTGCGCCTGGGCCAGAGCATGCTGCAGCCGCGTGTGGAAGCCCGCATGCTGCAGGACCTGAAGGTGCAGCCCACCGACCGCGTGCTGGAAATCGGCGCGGGCTCGGGCTACATGGCCGCCCTGCTGGCGCACCGCGCCGAGCGCGTGGTGTCGCTGGAAATCAACCCCGAGCTGGCCAGCATGGCCCGCGAAAACCTGCGCAATGCCGGCATCCAGAACGCCGACGTGCGCCAGGGCGACGGTGCCCGCGACGCGATTCCGGACGGCCCCTTTGACGTGATCGTCCTCAGCGGCTCGGTGGCCGAGGTGCCCGCATCGCTGCTGGCCCTGCTGCGCGAAGGCGGCCGCCTGGGCGCCATCGTGGGCAGCGAGCCCGTGATGCGCTTTACGCTCACGCGCCGCACCGGCAGCCGTTTCGAGACAACTTCGCCGTGGGACACCATTGCCCCCCGCCTGGCGCATTTCCCCGAGCTATCCGGTTTCACGTTCTGA